From the genome of Deltaproteobacteria bacterium:
ACCCCGACCATGTGCGCCAGGGCCTCCTCGCACAGGGGGGATCTCCCCAGGTTGGTATGAAGAACCACCCCCGTGGCATTCACAACCTTTCTCAGGCGATACCGACGCATGGCGTCAAGTTTTTCTTCCACCCTTGCGGTCAGTTCCTCCAGGGGCGGCATCCCGGCGGCCCCGCCACCCGGAGCGAGAATCGATTCCCGGAGCTCCGCAACCACTGTCCGGCCGGCGGATAGAATAAAATCCCTGCCGTACCGGGCAAAGGTCCCCTTTTTCTCCAGGGCCAGAAGAATCTCATCCATCTTGGGAAGCTGTCTCAGTAAGTGTTTTTT
Proteins encoded in this window:
- a CDS encoding L-seryl-tRNA(Sec) selenium transferase; the protein is MDDQKKHLLRQLPKMDEILLALEKKGTFARYGRDFILSAGRTVVAELRESILAPGGGAAGMPPLEELTARVEEKLDAMRRYRLRKVVNATGVVLHTNLGRSPLCEEALAHMVGV